One window of Neptuniibacter halophilus genomic DNA carries:
- a CDS encoding SDR family NAD(P)-dependent oxidoreductase produces MLNNQIALITGAGSGIGQAGAIALAREGATLIVTDINLELAEHTVALIREQGGTAYARALDATDDTAIQSLMADIIRHHGRIDIVHSHAGIQVEGTLEQVSAQQMDDSWALNVRSHFVLAQAAVPHMREQGGGSIIITSSNSGAQYDREMIAYCTTKHAVIAMTKQMAADYAKYNVRFNALCPGFVDTPFNAGFEQQMGGREQLEAYISSEIPMGRWASTEEIAEGIVYLASPRSSFMTGQALVIDGGEVL; encoded by the coding sequence TTGCTTAACAATCAAATCGCATTAATCACAGGGGCGGGCTCCGGCATAGGCCAGGCGGGTGCTATCGCTCTGGCCAGGGAGGGCGCGACACTGATCGTGACCGATATTAACCTGGAGCTGGCTGAACATACGGTCGCTCTGATCCGTGAGCAGGGCGGCACCGCCTATGCACGTGCGCTGGACGCCACCGATGATACGGCTATTCAGAGCCTGATGGCCGATATTATCCGTCATCATGGCCGGATCGATATTGTCCACTCCCATGCGGGGATTCAGGTGGAGGGTACGCTGGAGCAGGTATCTGCTCAGCAGATGGATGATTCCTGGGCGTTGAATGTCCGGTCTCATTTTGTACTCGCGCAGGCGGCGGTGCCGCATATGCGTGAGCAGGGTGGTGGCAGTATTATCATCACCTCATCTAACTCCGGTGCGCAATATGACCGGGAGATGATCGCCTACTGCACCACCAAACATGCGGTGATCGCCATGACCAAGCAGATGGCGGCGGACTATGCTAAATACAATGTCCGCTTCAATGCGCTCTGTCCGGGCTTTGTCGATACGCCGTTTAATGCCGGGTTTGAACAGCAGATGGGCGGCCGAGAGCAACTGGAAGCCTACATCAGCAGCGAGATTCCGATGGGACGCTGGGCCAGTACCGAGGAGATCGCCGAAGGGATCGTCTATCTGGCGTCGCCGCGCTCCTCGTTTATGACCGGTCAGGCACTGGTGATTGATGGCGGGGAGGTGCTGTAA
- a CDS encoding trimeric intracellular cation channel family protein: MSFDITALVNIMGLSAVAVFAASGALDAARQRMDILGFMLIGSATGLGGGTLRDVLLGKVPVFWIREPIWILICLIASAATYFIAPKLASLSRALIWMDAVGLALFAVVGTEIGINFGVTPLIAVCMGVMTASFGGIARDVLCGSNLTLMNEELYISTALAGSVTYLLLSQLNLPYSYDLIGGFLVAFTLRALAIVFKLKLPNRYRVD; this comes from the coding sequence ATGTCGTTTGATATTACTGCGCTGGTGAATATTATGGGCCTGTCGGCGGTGGCTGTTTTCGCGGCTTCCGGCGCACTGGATGCTGCTCGGCAGCGCATGGATATTCTCGGCTTTATGCTGATCGGCTCGGCAACCGGCCTCGGTGGTGGCACGCTGCGAGATGTGCTGCTGGGTAAGGTTCCGGTTTTCTGGATTCGTGAACCGATCTGGATTCTGATCTGCCTGATCGCTTCTGCGGCGACCTATTTCATTGCCCCTAAGCTGGCTTCTCTCTCGCGGGCACTGATCTGGATGGATGCCGTCGGGCTGGCGCTCTTTGCCGTTGTCGGTACAGAGATCGGCATCAATTTCGGGGTGACGCCGTTGATAGCGGTCTGCATGGGCGTTATGACGGCAAGCTTTGGCGGGATCGCACGAGACGTGCTTTGCGGCAGTAACCTGACCCTGATGAATGAAGAACTTTACATCTCTACTGCACTGGCCGGTTCCGTGACCTACCTGTTGCTAAGCCAGTTGAACCTGCCTTACAGCTACGACCTGATCGGAGGTTTTCTGGTCGCCTTTACCCTTCGGGCGCTGGCTATTGTGTTTAAGCTTAAGCTCCCTAATCGTTACCGGGTGGATTAA
- a CDS encoding Y-family DNA polymerase, which yields MYALCDVNSMYASCEKVFDPAIRQRPVVVLTNNDGCICAACGIAKKMGVGKKFVPYFQVRDELEQAGAVIRSSNYELYADMSQRFMDTCTAFAPHSHIYSIDECFLYYGHHYQPAEGWLEHAKQIRRTVWKHVRLPIGVGIASTPTLAKAANHAAKRIPGFNGVAVISDDRVRKHVLSHMAVTDVWGVGRRTGKRLNELGIVSAWDLSRAPSGLIRKQFNILLENTLHELNGVVKLSWDEVRSPKKEIFSTRSFGQRVTDREQLRQAIITHVEIAARKLRKQQSLTKNILVFASNSPHDAVPYYRRSLVHSFPAYTADTTVLAHAASQLLAWIYRPGVRFYKCGVGLLNISAEANYQPDLFTGQPDNRALMQCLDNINGRYGRDTIHLAGRGIQQQFAMKRQFLSSQYTTRLSDLPVIQC from the coding sequence ATGTATGCCCTTTGCGATGTCAATTCGATGTACGCCAGTTGCGAGAAGGTCTTTGATCCGGCCATCCGTCAGCGCCCGGTTGTGGTTCTGACCAACAACGATGGCTGCATCTGTGCGGCCTGCGGTATCGCAAAAAAGATGGGGGTCGGCAAGAAATTTGTGCCCTATTTTCAGGTCCGCGATGAGCTGGAACAGGCCGGTGCGGTAATCCGAAGCTCCAATTATGAGCTGTATGCGGATATGTCACAGCGCTTTATGGACACCTGTACCGCCTTTGCGCCGCATAGCCATATTTACAGTATTGATGAGTGCTTCCTCTACTATGGCCATCACTATCAACCCGCTGAGGGCTGGCTGGAGCATGCGAAACAGATCCGGCGTACCGTATGGAAACATGTGCGCCTGCCTATCGGAGTCGGTATCGCCTCTACCCCTACCCTGGCGAAAGCCGCGAATCATGCCGCCAAGCGGATTCCGGGCTTTAACGGGGTTGCGGTTATCAGTGACGACAGGGTCAGAAAGCACGTGTTGTCACATATGGCAGTGACAGATGTCTGGGGCGTTGGCCGCCGGACAGGCAAGCGACTTAATGAACTCGGCATTGTCTCGGCATGGGATCTCTCCCGGGCCCCATCCGGCCTGATCCGCAAGCAGTTTAATATTCTGCTGGAGAATACGCTGCATGAGCTGAATGGCGTGGTTAAGCTCAGTTGGGATGAGGTCCGTTCACCGAAAAAGGAGATCTTCTCCACCCGTTCTTTCGGCCAGCGCGTCACTGACAGGGAGCAGCTCAGACAGGCGATTATTACCCATGTGGAGATCGCAGCCCGCAAACTACGCAAACAGCAGAGCCTGACAAAAAACATACTGGTCTTTGCGAGTAACTCCCCCCACGATGCGGTTCCCTACTATCGCCGCTCGCTGGTTCACTCTTTTCCTGCCTATACCGCGGATACCACCGTGCTGGCACACGCTGCCAGCCAGTTGCTGGCATGGATTTACCGTCCTGGGGTTCGCTTCTACAAATGCGGGGTCGGGCTGCTGAATATCAGCGCAGAAGCGAACTATCAACCAGACCTGTTTACCGGGCAGCCCGATAACCGCGCGCTGATGCAGTGTCTGGATAACATTAATGGCCGATATGGCCGGGATACAATCCATCTTGCAGGCCGGGGCATTCAGCAGCAATTTGCGATGAAACGGCAGTTTCTCTCTTCACAGTACACGACCCGCCTGAGTGATCTGCCGGTTATTCAGTGCTGA
- a CDS encoding LexA family protein, whose translation MLKFIPLKAQAGISGFESPAAEYTQLNLTLDQILIDHPAATYLGFVEGESMIGVGIFPHDLLVVSRAETVKSGDIIVATLNGNFVCKIADIKGKKLISSAPGSHAYQLKEGDDFIVEGVVTRSIRLHRPLTRGLS comes from the coding sequence ATGTTGAAGTTCATTCCTCTTAAAGCGCAGGCGGGGATCAGTGGTTTTGAATCACCCGCTGCGGAGTACACGCAATTAAACCTGACCCTTGATCAGATTCTGATTGATCATCCTGCTGCGACCTATCTTGGGTTTGTGGAGGGAGAATCGATGATCGGGGTAGGCATATTCCCCCACGACCTGCTGGTCGTCTCCAGAGCTGAGACGGTGAAATCCGGCGACATTATTGTGGCAACACTCAATGGTAATTTTGTCTGTAAGATCGCTGATATTAAAGGGAAAAAGCTTATTTCATCAGCGCCGGGAAGCCACGCGTATCAGTTGAAGGAAGGCGATGACTTTATCGTCGAAGGCGTGGTGACCCGCTCGATCCGCCTGCACCGGCCTCTGACCCGGGGCTTAAGCTGA
- a CDS encoding carbonate dehydratase, with amino-acid sequence MLRKNPSGISPEVSEKAFIDPTAIICGRVIIEENVFVGPYAVIRADEVDENGMLEPIIIRRDSNIQDGVVIHSKSGAAVTIGERTSIAHRSIIHGPCEVGDDVFIGFNSVVFRAQVNDGCVIRHNCVVDGMDLPAQMHVPPMTNIGPDFDLNQIEQVPPDYSSFSESVVAANHWLVEGYKKLANEL; translated from the coding sequence ATGTTAAGAAAAAATCCTTCCGGCATAAGCCCTGAAGTATCCGAAAAAGCGTTTATCGACCCGACAGCGATCATCTGTGGTCGGGTGATTATTGAAGAGAATGTATTTGTTGGCCCCTATGCGGTTATCCGTGCTGATGAGGTTGATGAGAATGGCATGCTGGAACCGATAATCATTCGCCGTGATTCTAATATTCAGGATGGTGTGGTGATTCATTCAAAGTCAGGTGCTGCGGTGACCATCGGAGAGCGTACATCCATTGCTCACCGATCAATCATTCATGGTCCCTGTGAAGTCGGTGATGATGTCTTCATCGGCTTTAACAGTGTGGTATTTCGCGCTCAGGTGAATGATGGCTGCGTCATTCGTCATAACTGCGTGGTGGATGGCATGGACCTGCCGGCACAGATGCATGTTCCGCCGATGACCAACATCGGCCCTGATTTTGATCTCAACCAGATTGAGCAAGTTCCACCAGACTATTCCTCGTTTTCTGAGTCGGTTGTTGCTGCCAATCACTGGCTGGTTGAAGGCTATAAAAAGCTCGCGAATGAGCTGTAA
- a CDS encoding dihydroorotase, whose translation MKATLIKNATLFNEGKAFVADLRIAGERIEQIARDIPAKADDKVIDAQGLLLMPGMIDDQVHFREPGLTHKGTIASESRAAVAGGITSFMEMPNVSPATTTLEALEHKYQLAAQHSRANYSFYLGATENNLDEIKRLDLSRHCGVKVFMGASTGDLLVEAPHALDAIFRESPALIVTHCESGPVMQRNLDKYLKAGIQPGIQDHPKIRSAEACYASSSYAVDLAKKYNSRLHVLHITTQRELSLFAPGPVANKRITAEACVHHLWFSDEDYPDRGNLIKCNPAIKSSADRAALFEALHSGQIDIIATDHAPHTWQEKQAEYSKAPAGLPLVEHALLSLLDHAHNQKISVAQIVEKTAHNPAIRYGIIDRGYLREGYFADLVLVDPLAGTPVSHQNCHYHCGWTPFDGHRFSSKILSTWVNGALVFDGQQTTSPINAMALSFEN comes from the coding sequence ATGAAAGCCACCTTGATTAAAAATGCCACTCTGTTTAATGAAGGTAAGGCGTTTGTTGCTGACTTGCGTATAGCAGGAGAACGTATTGAACAAATCGCCCGGGATATTCCTGCGAAAGCGGATGACAAGGTGATAGATGCGCAGGGGTTGTTGTTGATGCCCGGGATGATTGATGATCAGGTTCATTTCCGTGAACCCGGGCTGACCCACAAAGGCACCATCGCCAGTGAGTCGCGGGCTGCGGTTGCCGGCGGTATTACCAGCTTTATGGAGATGCCTAACGTCAGCCCTGCAACCACCACCCTTGAAGCGTTAGAGCATAAATATCAGTTGGCGGCGCAACATTCGCGGGCTAACTATTCCTTTTATTTAGGCGCCACTGAAAATAATCTGGACGAGATAAAACGCCTCGATCTGTCCCGTCACTGTGGCGTTAAGGTGTTTATGGGCGCATCGACCGGTGATCTGCTCGTTGAAGCGCCTCATGCCCTTGATGCGATTTTCCGTGAAAGTCCGGCCCTTATCGTAACCCACTGCGAAAGCGGCCCGGTTATGCAACGTAACCTTGATAAATACCTCAAAGCAGGCATTCAGCCGGGCATTCAGGATCATCCCAAAATTCGTTCTGCAGAAGCCTGCTATGCCTCTTCATCCTATGCCGTAGATCTGGCAAAAAAATACAACAGCAGGCTGCATGTACTGCATATCACTACGCAACGGGAATTAAGCCTGTTCGCGCCGGGCCCTGTCGCTAATAAGCGGATCACTGCAGAAGCATGCGTGCATCACCTGTGGTTCAGTGATGAAGATTACCCGGACCGGGGCAATCTGATTAAGTGTAACCCGGCCATTAAGTCCTCCGCTGATCGTGCGGCTCTGTTTGAAGCGCTGCATTCCGGCCAGATAGATATTATTGCCACCGATCATGCGCCGCATACCTGGCAGGAAAAGCAGGCAGAATACAGTAAAGCGCCCGCTGGTTTGCCGCTGGTAGAGCATGCGTTACTCAGTTTGCTGGATCATGCACATAACCAGAAAATATCGGTTGCACAGATCGTAGAGAAAACAGCCCATAACCCCGCTATCCGATATGGAATTATTGATCGGGGGTACCTGCGTGAAGGGTATTTTGCTGACCTTGTGTTGGTTGATCCTTTGGCCGGCACCCCGGTCAGTCACCAGAATTGTCATTATCACTGCGGCTGGACCCCGTTTGACGGGCACCGTTTTTCTTCAAAAATTCTATCCACTTGGGTGAATGGCGCTCTGGTGTTCGATGGTCAGCAAACCACGTCCCCTATCAACGCCATGGCGTTATCTTTCGAGAATTAA
- a CDS encoding response regulator, translating into MSFTSPIKILLVDDHPLVRAGFQRLLIADDSIEIVGEADNGQSACDMYATHQPDVVIMDLNMPSDANTEEVSQNLNGGLEAIRRIISHDPEARVLVLTAMEIDPFPAHVVSAGAKGFLTKRCAPDELLEAVKAIYAGEEYITEEIRSRISGEGAGESASLASLTRRELQIFSFLAEGRTVSQVAEEMFLSPKTVHAHRTNIFRKLKISNNSELVHLAIRHNIVQA; encoded by the coding sequence ATGAGCTTTACCAGCCCCATTAAAATTCTTCTTGTTGATGATCATCCGTTAGTCAGGGCTGGATTCCAGCGTCTGCTGATTGCTGATGACAGTATTGAGATCGTTGGTGAAGCGGATAATGGTCAATCGGCTTGCGACATGTATGCTACACATCAGCCGGACGTGGTCATCATGGACCTTAATATGCCCTCGGATGCGAACACGGAAGAAGTCAGCCAGAACCTCAATGGCGGGCTTGAAGCGATCCGGAGGATTATTTCCCATGATCCTGAGGCCAGGGTGCTGGTATTAACTGCGATGGAGATTGATCCTTTCCCGGCGCATGTGGTGAGCGCGGGCGCCAAAGGGTTTCTGACCAAGCGCTGTGCCCCTGATGAGCTGCTGGAAGCGGTTAAAGCGATCTATGCGGGTGAGGAGTATATTACCGAAGAGATTCGCTCCAGAATCAGCGGGGAGGGCGCAGGTGAGTCTGCTTCACTGGCCAGCCTTACCAGGCGAGAGCTGCAGATTTTCTCTTTTCTGGCTGAAGGGCGAACGGTATCTCAGGTTGCTGAAGAGATGTTTCTCAGCCCGAAAACGGTCCATGCGCACCGTACCAATATCTTCCGTAAGCTAAAAATCAGCAATAATTCCGAACTCGTTCACCTCGCAATTCGTCACAATATCGTCCAAGCTTAA
- a CDS encoding response regulator: MDIVLSETADRAEIIAALHQCTPEDAVCCTTEALFLKAKALLIEEKRKNVTIQLLDEDGYAIRQVSSKPKTVPKDQLSGRQIAVIRALEKVLKHCRQEGIQLVGYSDELVAIPAHVPMEEISSAGALDVNCHDVYKGADAIAPESAL; encoded by the coding sequence ATGGATATTGTTTTAAGTGAAACTGCGGATCGTGCGGAAATCATTGCTGCACTGCATCAGTGTACTCCTGAAGATGCGGTCTGCTGTACCACCGAGGCATTGTTCCTTAAGGCAAAAGCGCTGCTCATCGAAGAGAAGCGAAAAAATGTCACAATTCAGCTGCTGGACGAGGATGGTTATGCCATTCGCCAGGTGTCCAGTAAGCCAAAAACAGTCCCTAAAGATCAGTTAAGCGGCCGTCAGATCGCCGTTATCCGGGCATTGGAAAAGGTTCTGAAGCACTGCCGGCAGGAAGGAATTCAGTTAGTCGGATACAGTGATGAGCTGGTCGCCATTCCGGCACATGTTCCCATGGAAGAGATTTCCAGTGCGGGAGCGCTGGATGTGAACTGCCATGATGTTTATAAAGGCGCGGATGCCATTGCACCTGAATCTGCCCTTTAA
- a CDS encoding DNA-binding protein, with amino-acid sequence MPAKNSTQEQAKAVADQLLKEGVRPTQQNVRERMGSGSITTINKALNSWWQELGERMKANSSHPMIPDPVAESAAKLWHQALGYAEHAFEERKQELEREFRRKLKAQGQESHETQQELKDLRGQCIQLLKDNDQISNEKRELHLKLAECESRLIGEQAAKEAMARELKQASLMSAGSQNLDDYIELQVTARTLREENKRLNKQIDILINDKSGLQQEVLRLQQENAVLKAQQS; translated from the coding sequence ATGCCAGCCAAAAACAGCACTCAGGAACAAGCTAAGGCCGTCGCTGATCAGCTTTTGAAGGAGGGTGTTCGCCCGACCCAGCAGAATGTCAGGGAGCGCATGGGTAGCGGCTCTATTACCACCATCAATAAGGCGCTGAATAGCTGGTGGCAGGAGCTTGGTGAGCGGATGAAAGCCAACAGCTCTCACCCAATGATTCCGGATCCTGTTGCTGAGTCAGCGGCTAAGCTCTGGCATCAGGCGCTGGGTTATGCGGAGCACGCATTCGAAGAGCGCAAACAGGAGCTTGAGAGAGAGTTCAGGCGGAAGCTTAAAGCACAAGGGCAGGAGAGCCATGAGACTCAGCAGGAGCTGAAGGATCTGCGCGGTCAGTGCATTCAGTTGCTTAAAGATAATGATCAAATCAGCAATGAAAAGCGGGAATTGCACCTGAAACTGGCAGAGTGTGAAAGCCGGCTGATTGGCGAGCAGGCAGCAAAAGAAGCTATGGCTCGAGAGCTGAAACAGGCGAGTCTGATGTCTGCGGGCAGCCAGAACCTTGATGATTATATTGAGCTGCAGGTTACTGCGCGCACGCTCAGGGAAGAAAATAAACGACTGAATAAGCAGATCGATATTTTGATCAATGATAAATCGGGCCTTCAACAGGAAGTGCTTCGGCTGCAGCAGGAAAATGCCGTATTAAAGGCGCAACAATCATAA
- the gap gene encoding type I glyceraldehyde-3-phosphate dehydrogenase, with product MTMRIAINGYGRIGRNVLRALYESTNHKDLKIVAINDLCDPQVNAHLTEYDSVHGKFRHAVRATDHSLRVADDEIDVFHEKEASALPWRELNIDLVFECTGRYTSRDAAEEHLKAGAKRVLISAPGTDADVTVVFGVNHHTLKPEHRIISNASCTTNCLAPMAKVLNDTFGIESGVMTTIHAYTNDQHLTDAFSGDLYRARAAATSMIPTRTGAAKAVGLVLPELNGKLSGMAVRVPTANVSLVDLSFIPHRQCSAEEINARLLKASHEEFSGIIGYNDKPLVSVDFNHHTESCIFDATQTICSDRLIKVFAWYDNEWGFSNRMLDTASYIATL from the coding sequence ATGACTATGCGTATAGCGATAAATGGTTATGGCAGGATTGGCCGCAACGTTCTGCGCGCCCTTTATGAGTCAACCAACCACAAGGATCTGAAGATTGTTGCCATTAATGATCTGTGCGATCCACAGGTTAATGCTCATCTGACTGAGTACGACAGTGTGCACGGTAAATTCAGGCATGCGGTGCGGGCCACAGATCACTCACTGAGGGTGGCTGATGATGAGATTGATGTATTCCATGAAAAAGAGGCCTCCGCCCTGCCCTGGCGTGAGCTGAATATCGATCTGGTGTTTGAGTGCACCGGCCGCTATACCAGCCGCGACGCTGCGGAAGAGCACCTTAAGGCAGGTGCAAAACGGGTGCTGATCTCAGCGCCGGGTACCGATGCAGATGTCACGGTGGTTTTCGGTGTTAATCACCACACCCTTAAACCCGAACACCGGATTATCTCTAATGCTTCCTGTACCACCAACTGCCTTGCCCCCATGGCGAAGGTACTAAATGATACGTTCGGTATTGAAAGCGGCGTAATGACAACCATCCACGCTTATACCAATGATCAGCACCTGACTGATGCCTTTAGTGGCGACCTGTATCGCGCCAGAGCGGCGGCCACATCGATGATTCCAACCCGAACCGGCGCGGCTAAAGCGGTGGGACTGGTTCTGCCTGAGCTGAATGGCAAGCTCTCGGGGATGGCGGTCAGGGTGCCTACGGCGAATGTATCACTGGTAGATCTGAGTTTTATCCCGCACCGTCAGTGCAGTGCTGAAGAGATTAACGCACGGCTTCTGAAGGCCAGTCATGAAGAGTTCAGCGGCATCATAGGCTACAACGATAAGCCGCTGGTCTCGGTAGATTTTAACCATCATACCGAGTCATGTATCTTTGATGCGACCCAGACCATCTGCAGCGACAGGCTGATCAAAGTCTTCGCCTGGTATGACAACGAGTGGGGGTTTTCTAACCGAATGCTGGATACAGCAAGCTACATTGCCACGCTGTAA
- a CDS encoding SapC family protein yields MSKQLLFYTNAVPVSSSKHRDWSVKVGSNYEYARSTNSVPLMAVEFPNAAQEYPVVFAQTDDAVLPVAILGVSDERNMFVDEEGHWKAKYIPAFVRRYPFVFSTTDDGSTLMLCIDESFEGFNQEGVGERLFDAEGERTQYLKSVLSFVEEYQAHFKRTQAFTKRLKELDLFEPMQAKVALETGKQMSLTGFLGINRGKLNTLPGDTLSELAKSGELEMIYIHLQSMKNFSVMIDLATEKQTEPAVTEETVEA; encoded by the coding sequence GTGAGTAAGCAATTGTTGTTCTATACGAATGCAGTACCCGTCTCCAGCAGCAAACACAGGGATTGGTCTGTGAAAGTGGGTAGCAATTATGAGTACGCCAGATCAACAAACTCTGTTCCTTTAATGGCAGTAGAGTTTCCGAACGCCGCACAGGAATACCCGGTTGTTTTTGCTCAGACAGATGATGCGGTACTGCCTGTAGCGATACTGGGTGTGTCAGACGAACGGAATATGTTTGTTGATGAGGAGGGGCACTGGAAGGCTAAATATATACCCGCCTTTGTGCGTCGTTATCCTTTTGTATTCTCAACCACGGATGACGGAAGCACATTAATGCTCTGCATTGATGAAAGCTTTGAAGGGTTTAACCAGGAGGGTGTGGGGGAGCGCCTGTTCGACGCCGAAGGGGAGAGAACTCAATACCTGAAGAGTGTTCTTTCATTTGTTGAGGAGTACCAGGCACACTTTAAAAGAACGCAGGCGTTCACAAAAAGACTGAAGGAACTGGACCTCTTCGAGCCTATGCAGGCGAAGGTGGCACTTGAGACAGGGAAGCAGATGTCACTCACCGGCTTTTTAGGAATCAACCGCGGCAAACTTAATACGCTGCCGGGCGACACACTGTCAGAACTGGCCAAAAGCGGTGAGCTGGAGATGATCTACATTCACCTGCAGTCAATGAAAAACTTCTCAGTGATGATCGATCTGGCCACTGAGAAGCAGACTGAGCCAGCCGTCACTGAGGAAACGGTAGAGGCGTAG
- a CDS encoding efflux RND transporter periplasmic adaptor subunit: MHTALRIFIIVAGFSATLSPAQDTPPLAGFDCLIKPHSLADVSTREQGVIRSLLVDRGDLIKQGQEIAHLDADIEEVTVKLARARADMKAEVSEKREDLRFANRELSRIRELHERRAISSQLLDEARTASAKAQLQLQQALHRQQVAEIELDRASRLYERRIIRSPINGIVVDRKISLGESVDNRPILQVAEVDPLNVELIVPVDYFGQIKVAMNANVLPEYPGATTHSATVAVVDRIVDPASDTFGVRLEMSNPGLAIPSGVRCQINFTNN, from the coding sequence ATGCATACAGCACTCAGGATTTTTATTATCGTCGCGGGCTTCTCAGCTACGCTATCCCCGGCACAGGATACCCCGCCATTGGCAGGCTTTGACTGCCTGATCAAGCCGCACTCCCTGGCAGACGTCAGTACACGCGAGCAAGGGGTAATCCGCTCACTTCTGGTAGACCGGGGAGACCTGATTAAGCAGGGGCAGGAGATTGCGCATCTGGATGCTGATATTGAGGAGGTGACCGTCAAACTGGCCAGAGCGCGCGCTGATATGAAAGCAGAGGTGTCTGAAAAGCGGGAAGATCTCCGTTTTGCCAACCGTGAACTGTCGAGAATCAGAGAGCTGCATGAGCGACGGGCCATATCATCCCAGTTACTGGACGAAGCCCGCACCGCCTCAGCCAAAGCACAGCTGCAGCTTCAGCAGGCCTTACACCGGCAGCAGGTGGCAGAGATCGAACTGGACAGAGCCAGCCGGTTATATGAAAGACGGATTATTCGCAGCCCGATTAACGGTATTGTCGTAGACCGGAAAATATCACTGGGTGAGTCCGTTGATAATCGTCCCATCTTGCAGGTTGCGGAGGTAGACCCCCTGAATGTGGAGCTGATTGTGCCGGTAGATTATTTCGGCCAGATTAAGGTAGCCATGAACGCCAACGTACTCCCCGAGTACCCGGGTGCGACCACACACTCTGCGACGGTCGCAGTAGTGGACAGAATTGTAGATCCCGCCAGTGATACATTTGGCGTCCGCCTTGAGATGAGCAACCCGGGGCTGGCTATTCCCAGTGGAGTGAGGTGCCAGATCAACTTTACAAATAACTAA